The following proteins are co-located in the Paludisphaera rhizosphaerae genome:
- the adhP gene encoding alcohol dehydrogenase AdhP: MAWKMKAAVVREFGAPLTIEDVPVPTPGPGQVLVKVKACGVCHSDVHAADGDWPVKPKLPFIPGHEGMGIVAEIGAGVGRVHEGDPVCVPWLHSACGCCEYCVTGWETLCPCQTNTGYSVDGGYAEYVLADARYVGLLPPKPDFVTLAPITCAGVTTLKGIKETEARPGEWLVVSGVGGLGHVAVQYARARALRVIAIDVADDKLELARSLGAEFTVNATAENVVAKVVEQTGGGAHGVLVTAVSTPAFTQAVAMTRPRGTVALCGLPAGSFPTPIFDVVLKRITIRGSVVGNRQDLAEAIAIAASGQVKPTVHTAPLEDVNDVFARLKAGRIDGRVVLTL; the protein is encoded by the coding sequence ATGGCGTGGAAGATGAAAGCGGCGGTCGTGAGGGAGTTCGGGGCGCCCCTGACGATCGAGGACGTTCCCGTGCCGACGCCCGGCCCGGGTCAGGTGCTCGTGAAGGTGAAGGCGTGCGGCGTCTGTCATTCGGACGTGCACGCCGCCGACGGCGACTGGCCGGTGAAACCGAAACTCCCCTTCATCCCCGGTCACGAAGGGATGGGGATCGTGGCCGAGATCGGCGCCGGCGTGGGCCGCGTCCACGAAGGCGATCCCGTCTGCGTTCCCTGGCTCCACAGCGCCTGCGGATGTTGCGAATACTGCGTCACCGGCTGGGAGACGCTCTGCCCTTGCCAGACGAACACCGGCTACAGCGTCGACGGCGGCTACGCCGAGTACGTGCTGGCCGACGCCCGGTACGTCGGCCTGCTCCCCCCGAAGCCAGACTTCGTCACCCTGGCGCCGATCACCTGCGCCGGCGTGACGACCCTGAAAGGGATCAAGGAGACCGAGGCCAGGCCCGGCGAGTGGCTCGTCGTCTCCGGCGTCGGCGGCTTGGGGCACGTCGCCGTCCAGTACGCCCGGGCGAGGGCCCTGCGCGTCATCGCGATCGACGTGGCCGACGACAAGCTGGAACTCGCCCGCTCCCTGGGCGCTGAGTTCACGGTGAATGCGACCGCCGAGAACGTCGTCGCGAAGGTGGTCGAGCAGACGGGCGGCGGCGCGCACGGCGTCCTGGTGACGGCCGTCTCCACCCCCGCCTTCACCCAGGCCGTCGCGATGACCCGGCCGCGAGGCACCGTGGCCCTCTGCGGACTCCCCGCCGGTTCGTTCCCAACCCCGATCTTCGACGTCGTCCTGAAACGGATCACCATCCGAGGCTCAGTCGTCGGCAACCGCCAGGACCTCGCCGAAGCCATCGCCATCGCCGCCTCAGGCCAGGTCAAACCCACCGTCCACACCGCCCCCCTGGAAGACGTCAACGACGTCTTCGCCCGCCTCAAGGCAGGCCGAATCGACGGCCGGGTGGTTCTGACTCTGTGA
- a CDS encoding DUF4041 domain-containing protein, with protein MFNIGLCLITFALAGVALFYFFKSRDLDSRLRRSGEIWEEKEGGYIEELAKLDMIRHIPDIIDRARRTKSDVEARLADAQKRADEIIQRAVVEAQEQGRKLRADGERELEAARLVARGLEADAGILKADAQRALRLANEQAKQLLDEAEKEARELASKTRKDSKEKREKTESALEQATRYALSIRLKADEEARAIAGEAYDARGKVKDLQAVAQALQNRIEKYEGVYPVPAAHVLDELAEEFGFSKAGEKLKLARERTRLMQANGTAASCGYTEGWKKEHALKFVLGTFNGKVDTILSRLKAGNQGKLTQEIKDAYALVNKDGEVYKNARIQPEYLDSRLEEVKWGAAVQKIKEKAREEQRAIREQIREEERAKKEIAKAIKQAEREEELVNKAIAKVRKQFEEASGAEKARFEAELQELGAKLTEAEEKGRRAISMAQQTKKGNVYIISNIGSFGEGVYKVGMTRRLDPTERVRELGDASVPFPFDVHAMISSEDAPALETALHRRFVERQVNKINRRREFFRAGLQELRDAVEEMGAEAVWTIEAEAAQYRETLALEQAMQSDAGLRRKWMEEQATFRFDDESLEDADQELEEVEA; from the coding sequence ATGTTCAACATCGGCTTGTGCCTTATAACCTTCGCTCTGGCGGGCGTTGCGCTCTTCTACTTCTTCAAGTCGCGGGACTTGGATTCGCGCCTTCGGCGATCCGGAGAGATCTGGGAGGAGAAAGAGGGCGGGTACATCGAGGAACTCGCCAAGCTGGATATGATCCGGCACATTCCGGACATCATCGACCGCGCCAGACGAACCAAGAGCGATGTCGAGGCGAGATTGGCCGACGCCCAGAAACGGGCGGATGAGATCATTCAGCGGGCCGTCGTGGAGGCCCAGGAGCAGGGGCGGAAGTTGCGAGCCGACGGCGAGCGGGAACTGGAAGCCGCCCGCCTCGTCGCGCGCGGGCTGGAGGCCGACGCAGGCATTCTGAAGGCCGACGCCCAGCGAGCGTTGAGGTTGGCCAACGAGCAGGCGAAGCAGTTGCTCGACGAGGCCGAGAAGGAAGCCAGAGAACTGGCGTCCAAGACGCGCAAGGATTCCAAGGAGAAGCGGGAGAAAACGGAGTCGGCTCTGGAACAGGCGACGCGGTATGCGCTCTCCATCCGCCTGAAGGCAGACGAGGAGGCCCGCGCGATTGCGGGGGAAGCGTACGACGCCCGGGGCAAGGTCAAGGACCTTCAAGCTGTGGCCCAGGCCCTGCAGAACAGGATTGAGAAGTACGAGGGCGTTTATCCAGTCCCGGCGGCGCACGTGCTCGACGAACTCGCCGAAGAGTTCGGCTTCAGCAAGGCCGGCGAGAAGCTGAAGCTCGCCCGCGAGCGAACCCGGCTCATGCAGGCGAATGGGACGGCCGCCTCCTGCGGCTACACCGAAGGTTGGAAGAAGGAGCACGCTCTCAAGTTCGTTCTCGGAACATTCAACGGCAAGGTCGACACCATCCTTTCCCGGCTGAAGGCCGGGAACCAGGGGAAGTTGACGCAGGAGATCAAGGACGCCTACGCCCTGGTGAACAAGGACGGCGAGGTCTACAAGAACGCCCGGATTCAGCCTGAGTACCTCGACTCGCGGCTCGAAGAGGTGAAGTGGGGCGCAGCCGTCCAGAAGATCAAGGAGAAGGCCAGAGAAGAGCAGCGGGCGATCCGAGAGCAGATCCGCGAGGAAGAGCGAGCCAAGAAGGAGATCGCCAAGGCCATCAAGCAGGCCGAGCGCGAGGAAGAACTCGTCAACAAGGCGATCGCGAAGGTCAGGAAGCAATTCGAGGAGGCGAGCGGCGCCGAGAAGGCCCGGTTCGAGGCGGAACTCCAGGAACTGGGCGCCAAGCTCACCGAGGCCGAAGAGAAAGGCCGGCGGGCGATCTCAATGGCCCAGCAGACGAAGAAGGGAAACGTCTACATCATCTCGAACATCGGTTCCTTCGGCGAGGGCGTCTACAAGGTTGGGATGACGCGTCGGTTGGACCCCACCGAACGGGTCAGGGAACTGGGCGACGCCAGCGTGCCGTTCCCCTTCGACGTCCACGCCATGATTTCGTCGGAAGACGCCCCGGCGCTCGAAACAGCGCTCCACAGGCGGTTCGTGGAACGGCAGGTTAACAAGATCAACCGACGCAGGGAATTCTTCCGGGCCGGGCTCCAGGAACTCCGGGACGCGGTCGAAGAGATGGGTGCCGAGGCTGTCTGGACGATCGAGGCCGAGGCCGCCCAGTATCGCGAGACGTTGGCTCTCGAACAGGCCATGCAGTCGGACGCGGGCCTCAGGCGCAAGTGGATGGAAGAGCAGGCGACGTTCCGATTCGACGACGAATCGCTTGAGGACGCGGATCAGGAGTTGGAGGAGGTCGAGGCGTAG
- a CDS encoding BlaI/MecI/CopY family transcriptional regulator, with protein MARRPSGQPTDAELAILTVLWEHGPAGLGKVHEELQTTRSVALTTVATTLNVMLGKALVKRADGPKGYVWSAAATRSATASGLLGKVVRHVFDGSARGLVAHLIEEGELDERDRQAIRDLLDRADGEKPDEATSRKRKGGRS; from the coding sequence ATGGCGAGGAGGCCGAGCGGCCAGCCGACCGACGCGGAACTGGCGATCCTGACGGTGCTATGGGAGCACGGACCGGCGGGGCTGGGGAAGGTCCACGAGGAGTTGCAGACCACACGCTCGGTCGCGCTGACGACCGTGGCGACGACCCTCAACGTGATGCTGGGCAAGGCCCTGGTGAAGCGAGCCGACGGGCCGAAGGGCTACGTCTGGTCGGCCGCCGCGACGCGATCGGCGACGGCCTCCGGGCTGCTGGGGAAGGTCGTCCGGCATGTCTTCGACGGCTCGGCGCGGGGGTTGGTCGCCCACCTGATCGAGGAGGGCGAGCTCGACGAGCGCGACCGCCAGGCCATCCGCGACCTGCTCGACCGGGCCGACGGCGAGAAGCCCGACGAAGCCACCTCGCGAAAGCGGAAAGGAGGCCGATCGTGA
- a CDS encoding MFS transporter yields the protein MSGSTPIKPARPPQGVSHSLDPILPDVRSWHGFQRRDLAFLAMMPALLLCGMNSTFTDLARPFAMSELSSDRYRYQWVPGCTLLGSVIGMAVMPWCRNHFGLKNTFVAGLVVFTVGSLACGLTLNVEMLGAARFIQSVGNGLVVTTVLAILWREFPDHRDGAIAAYVLGLYFGRIFAPSFAGYLINTISWRSIFYFNGPVAGVAAVLNYHLLQDDEPRDEALEPFDWEGLILLVGFVICLEMGLFRFQKWGWQMSNEFWAVSTAGAWLLSWFLYHEWTCSHPLLDLRLFKLPRFTLAVAIKAMCDMTFFSVLSLLVTYMAVTRDYERWNTGLTLLPGVVAMSTALALTSWLGRRSDRKARLLAGVAGLILGTWLLSSIDLYTDKFWIACYVMLWASSAGVVASPLICISQEEMTPPQIASSAGIKNMMLVLPAFIGGNVVSIFIERRSDAHFDSMRQSMIPNRPPVDDVRRDLIDYFTLHGLDPSEAASQAARLLGRYTKDYATVYAYQSVLQMIALVMFGALILAFLLRPLPPHASGPSRG from the coding sequence GTGAGCGGCTCGACTCCGATCAAGCCGGCGCGGCCGCCGCAGGGCGTCTCGCACTCGCTCGACCCGATCCTGCCGGACGTCCGATCGTGGCACGGCTTCCAGCGCCGCGACCTGGCTTTCCTGGCGATGATGCCGGCGCTCTTGCTCTGCGGGATGAACTCCACGTTCACCGACCTGGCCCGACCCTTCGCCATGAGCGAGCTGTCCTCGGACCGCTACCGCTACCAGTGGGTGCCCGGCTGCACGCTGCTGGGGTCGGTGATCGGCATGGCCGTGATGCCCTGGTGCCGCAACCACTTCGGCCTGAAGAACACGTTCGTCGCCGGCCTGGTCGTCTTCACGGTCGGCAGCCTGGCCTGCGGCCTGACTCTCAACGTGGAGATGCTGGGGGCGGCGCGGTTCATTCAGAGCGTGGGCAACGGCCTGGTCGTCACGACCGTCCTGGCGATCCTCTGGCGCGAGTTCCCCGACCACCGCGACGGCGCCATCGCGGCCTACGTGCTGGGCCTCTACTTCGGCCGGATCTTCGCGCCGAGCTTCGCCGGCTACCTGATCAACACGATCTCGTGGCGGTCGATCTTCTACTTCAACGGGCCGGTCGCCGGCGTCGCCGCGGTGCTCAACTACCACCTTCTCCAGGACGACGAGCCCCGCGACGAGGCCTTGGAGCCCTTCGACTGGGAGGGCCTGATCCTGCTCGTGGGCTTTGTGATCTGCCTTGAGATGGGGCTCTTCCGGTTCCAGAAGTGGGGCTGGCAGATGTCCAACGAGTTCTGGGCGGTCTCGACGGCGGGGGCCTGGCTGCTGTCGTGGTTCCTCTATCACGAGTGGACGTGTTCTCATCCGTTGCTGGATCTCCGGCTGTTCAAGCTTCCGCGGTTCACCCTGGCGGTGGCGATCAAGGCCATGTGCGACATGACGTTCTTCAGCGTGCTGTCGCTGCTGGTGACGTACATGGCGGTGACCCGCGACTACGAGCGCTGGAACACGGGGCTGACCCTGCTGCCGGGGGTCGTCGCGATGTCCACGGCCCTGGCGCTGACGTCGTGGCTGGGGAGGCGGTCCGACCGCAAGGCCCGGTTGCTCGCGGGCGTCGCGGGGTTGATCCTGGGGACGTGGCTCCTCTCATCGATCGACTTATACACGGATAAGTTCTGGATCGCCTGTTACGTGATGCTCTGGGCGTCGTCGGCCGGGGTGGTGGCGTCGCCCTTGATCTGCATTTCGCAGGAGGAGATGACGCCGCCGCAGATCGCCTCGTCGGCGGGGATCAAGAACATGATGCTGGTGCTGCCGGCGTTCATCGGGGGCAATGTCGTTTCGATCTTCATCGAGCGTCGGAGCGACGCTCACTTCGACTCGATGCGTCAGAGCATGATTCCGAACCGGCCGCCGGTCGACGACGTCCGCCGCGACCTGATCGATTACTTCACGCTCCACGGCCTGGACCCGAGCGAGGCCGCCAGCCAGGCCGCGCGGCTGCTGGGCCGATATACGAAGGATTATGCAACAGTCTATGCTTATCAATCAGTGCTCCAGATGATCGCCCTGGTGATGTTCGGAGCCCTGATCCTCGCTTTCCTGTTGAGGCCGCTTCCGCCCCACGCTTCCGGCCCGAGCCGGGGCTGA
- a CDS encoding CvpA family protein — protein MTIYDGIMAAVLIAGMIRGAWRGITWQLASLGSLVLGYLFSYPISAVIAPKLPGTPEAARAMSMAAAYVVVSCAVFAAAWMVRNVLSRMKFEAYDRHLGMMLGGAEGIAVGILGTMLVTSVAPTTRDPIFASTSGKIVTAVVGVVGPILPAEVRTALAPYWQGGGSSTPAVAEADAATSAEAGADAPASTPAPDATIASRAAALVDGQVGKAGKVDAASATTPAPADAAAPLPSAREVMDQFVERGRQKAEQVLTESLDSDPNAKAASIRELYEKDKNRLKDAVLGTVDQTKQNVAGQLQGAVDQTKRDLSQQIQNRTGNLQGQAADAQKRMEEYRARVARAQQGINRARQQLQQGADGAVNAGRKKLEESLSDAIDKGLDKLGLPDAPPPATPK, from the coding sequence ATGACGATCTACGACGGGATCATGGCGGCCGTGCTGATCGCCGGGATGATCCGGGGCGCGTGGCGGGGGATCACCTGGCAGCTCGCGAGCCTGGGGTCGCTGGTGCTGGGGTATCTGTTCTCATACCCGATCTCGGCCGTGATCGCGCCGAAGCTCCCGGGGACGCCCGAGGCCGCGCGGGCCATGTCGATGGCCGCGGCGTATGTGGTGGTCTCTTGCGCGGTGTTCGCCGCGGCGTGGATGGTCCGCAACGTCCTCAGCCGGATGAAGTTCGAGGCCTACGACCGCCACCTGGGGATGATGCTCGGCGGCGCGGAGGGGATCGCCGTGGGCATCCTGGGGACCATGCTGGTGACCAGCGTCGCCCCGACGACTCGCGACCCCATCTTCGCCAGCACCAGCGGCAAGATCGTCACCGCCGTCGTCGGCGTCGTCGGCCCAATCCTGCCGGCCGAGGTCCGCACGGCGCTCGCCCCGTACTGGCAAGGGGGCGGCTCGTCGACCCCGGCCGTGGCCGAAGCCGACGCTGCGACCAGCGCCGAAGCCGGTGCCGACGCCCCCGCCTCGACCCCGGCCCCCGATGCGACGATCGCCTCGCGGGCGGCGGCGCTGGTGGACGGCCAGGTCGGCAAGGCCGGCAAGGTGGACGCGGCCTCGGCCACGACCCCTGCCCCGGCTGACGCCGCCGCTCCGCTCCCGAGCGCCCGAGAGGTCATGGACCAGTTCGTCGAGCGCGGCCGGCAGAAGGCCGAGCAGGTCCTGACGGAATCGCTGGACTCCGACCCGAACGCCAAGGCGGCGTCGATCCGCGAACTGTACGAGAAGGACAAGAACCGCCTCAAGGACGCCGTCCTCGGGACGGTCGACCAGACCAAGCAGAACGTCGCCGGCCAGCTTCAGGGCGCCGTCGACCAGACCAAGCGCGACCTGAGCCAGCAGATCCAGAACCGCACCGGGAACCTGCAAGGCCAGGCGGCCGACGCCCAGAAGCGGATGGAGGAGTATCGGGCGCGGGTCGCCCGGGCTCAGCAAGGCATCAACCGCGCCCGCCAGCAACTGCAGCAAGGGGCCGACGGCGCTGTGAACGCGGGCCGCAAGAAGCTGGAGGAGTCCCTCTCCGACGCCATCGACAAGGGCCTGGACAAGCTGGGCCTCCCCGACGCGCCTCCCCCGGCGACCCCCAAATGA
- a CDS encoding BlaI/MecI/CopY family transcriptional regulator encodes MSEEERKELSRAEWKVMRIVWRLRKAMAREIYTIAGEEHSWAAPTVKTLLRRLVEKGYLSATPVGNGFVYRPTSPALATLQSAADALLMNAVDEATGPLLVHMVEQSPLSEADLDSLQKLIDAKKRSLKKRER; translated from the coding sequence ATGAGCGAGGAGGAACGGAAGGAGCTGTCGCGGGCGGAGTGGAAGGTGATGAGGATCGTCTGGCGGCTTCGCAAGGCGATGGCCCGCGAGATCTACACGATCGCCGGCGAGGAGCATTCGTGGGCGGCGCCGACGGTGAAGACGCTGCTCAGGAGGCTGGTTGAGAAGGGGTACCTGTCGGCGACTCCCGTGGGCAACGGGTTCGTCTACCGGCCCACGAGCCCCGCGCTGGCGACCTTGCAGTCGGCCGCGGACGCCCTGCTGATGAACGCCGTCGACGAGGCGACCGGGCCGCTGCTGGTCCATATGGTCGAGCAATCTCCGTTGAGCGAGGCCGACCTGGACTCGCTCCAGAAGCTGATCGACGCCAAGAAGCGGTCGTTGAAGAAGCGGGAGCGGTGA
- a CDS encoding M56 family metallopeptidase — MNINTSSAVWTALGWTFLHVGWIGVIVGLAASLVRRSLRRAPAEVRHAAALVSLLSLAASPFIAFAVVYEPAHAPISPPTATITQPDSSPQARAVVVNERPSIRPTLPTEPTIASRWFEPWIDVLPGVWLAGTLMILVRTTIGLAGVERLRRTSTPLRDGPVAELCHELARSLGIAREVGLAVCDRIAGPLLIGVIRPTILLPAAALSGWAPDQLEMALLHELAHLRRRDNLVCLFQQLVEALLFFHPTTWWLSAWLRLERETCCDQRVVARTGRPRAYAELLATLAGAGSSTPPCPAMTERPIATRIRRILFKEDRPMPLKPTVPETLALAAATLLAAALAIPTRAEAPKLKADAAADLKRIAASLAALPPTPGVDADGEPDPRTMALLMIAERQNTQGDRAGALETLKHVKIDPPNDRDLWRDRKALFGCELLMMLATERYNAGEVAEARGDFRRLIEVVTRPNPADAKLLNQMARVFRIIIEKKSGSPDGPTGTIDEAVRLAAASGEDVPQGDMEVFFGRLEMPIAFLSALAKLREVDLMNSVAASIDGWLELSDDSVLAATIKGHVGVAYIQAGEDRRGREYLADARKRIDAMPAGPVREGVAQLMVGTTAEADLDAALNLLPTLPSARRNHVLRDVLQRGVLSTITPTPWEDPAGIKITIGDPDLAPTEQARLLLPRFVALARTIEEAPLRARTLAVLAHLQVQGGDPTGAMATAEAIPDIHRPEAPVDGFHDSVKPATFALIGWRLAKAGDPKAADAAFARSRDLARAVPSDPERVIAWIVLAEKLEATGRRDQANAVLADAIPLAKTQPEPRRSRMLSMLSRTQLKTAGVDAATTTIDAIRDEPGVEKGYALNSLAHTLHTQGDDEAASRVARRALACLEPKPSDPKPVPNDQRAVSRISFIDYDQETPASWLAMQRANPQAALRKLAGDPTPPPAGPPWQQQMQRSADVADAFHRGGLDEALRTVEALDSPTSKASALQRLAYEVASEEKLRK; from the coding sequence GTGAATATCAACACGTCTTCGGCGGTCTGGACGGCGCTGGGGTGGACGTTCCTGCACGTCGGCTGGATCGGCGTGATCGTCGGCCTGGCCGCCTCGCTAGTCCGACGCTCGCTCCGCCGGGCCCCGGCCGAGGTTCGCCACGCCGCGGCGCTCGTCTCCCTGTTGTCTTTAGCGGCCTCGCCGTTCATCGCCTTCGCCGTCGTGTACGAGCCGGCGCACGCGCCGATCTCGCCGCCGACCGCGACGATCACGCAGCCCGACTCCAGCCCTCAGGCCAGGGCCGTCGTCGTCAACGAACGCCCGTCGATCCGTCCGACGCTCCCGACGGAACCCACAATCGCATCCCGATGGTTCGAACCGTGGATCGACGTTCTACCAGGCGTCTGGCTGGCGGGAACGCTGATGATCCTCGTGCGGACGACGATCGGACTGGCGGGAGTGGAACGGCTTCGGCGCACGTCGACGCCGCTGCGGGACGGCCCTGTCGCCGAGCTTTGTCACGAGTTGGCGCGGTCGTTGGGGATCGCCCGCGAGGTCGGCCTGGCCGTATGCGACCGCATCGCCGGACCGTTGCTGATCGGCGTGATCCGGCCGACGATCCTGCTGCCGGCCGCCGCGCTGAGCGGTTGGGCGCCCGACCAGTTGGAGATGGCCCTGCTGCACGAGCTGGCCCATCTCCGCCGCCGCGACAACCTGGTCTGCCTTTTCCAGCAACTTGTGGAAGCGCTTTTATTCTTCCACCCGACGACGTGGTGGCTCTCGGCCTGGCTCCGGCTGGAGCGCGAGACCTGTTGCGACCAGCGGGTCGTCGCCCGGACGGGCCGTCCCCGCGCCTACGCCGAGCTGCTGGCCACCCTCGCCGGCGCCGGCTCTTCCACTCCCCCCTGCCCCGCGATGACCGAACGCCCGATCGCGACGAGGATCCGTCGCATCCTGTTCAAGGAGGACCGCCCGATGCCCCTGAAGCCGACCGTCCCCGAAACCCTCGCCCTCGCCGCCGCAACCCTGCTCGCCGCCGCGCTGGCAATCCCCACCCGCGCCGAGGCGCCCAAACTGAAGGCCGACGCCGCCGCCGACCTGAAGCGGATCGCCGCGTCCCTTGCCGCCTTGCCTCCGACCCCCGGAGTCGACGCCGACGGCGAGCCCGACCCACGAACCATGGCCCTGCTGATGATCGCCGAGCGCCAGAACACCCAGGGCGACCGCGCGGGCGCGCTTGAGACTCTCAAGCATGTAAAAATCGATCCGCCCAACGATCGGGATCTCTGGCGAGATCGCAAGGCGCTGTTCGGTTGCGAACTTCTCATGATGCTCGCCACGGAACGCTACAACGCGGGCGAGGTCGCCGAGGCTCGGGGCGACTTCCGCCGCCTGATCGAGGTCGTCACCCGTCCCAACCCGGCCGACGCGAAGTTGTTGAACCAGATGGCGCGGGTTTTCCGGATCATCATCGAGAAGAAGAGCGGATCGCCCGACGGTCCGACCGGGACCATCGACGAAGCCGTCCGTCTGGCCGCCGCGAGTGGAGAAGACGTCCCCCAGGGCGATATGGAAGTTTTCTTCGGGCGGCTCGAAATGCCCATCGCCTTCCTCTCGGCGTTGGCGAAGCTCCGCGAGGTCGATTTGATGAACTCAGTCGCCGCGTCGATCGACGGATGGCTCGAACTCTCGGACGACTCCGTCCTGGCCGCCACCATAAAGGGCCACGTCGGCGTCGCTTATATCCAGGCGGGCGAGGATCGGCGAGGCCGCGAGTATCTTGCGGACGCTCGGAAGCGGATCGACGCCATGCCGGCCGGACCAGTCCGGGAAGGAGTCGCCCAACTCATGGTCGGAACGACTGCCGAGGCCGACCTCGACGCCGCCCTGAACCTGCTGCCGACGCTCCCCTCGGCCCGGCGCAACCACGTCCTGAGAGACGTCCTCCAACGAGGCGTTCTATCGACGATCACCCCCACGCCCTGGGAGGACCCGGCCGGGATCAAGATCACGATCGGCGACCCCGACCTGGCACCGACGGAGCAGGCCCGTCTTCTCCTGCCACGCTTCGTCGCTCTGGCGAGAACGATCGAAGAAGCTCCGTTGCGAGCCCGGACGCTCGCGGTGCTGGCCCATCTTCAGGTCCAGGGAGGCGACCCGACGGGTGCGATGGCGACGGCCGAGGCGATCCCCGACATCCACCGACCCGAAGCCCCCGTCGACGGCTTCCACGACAGCGTCAAGCCGGCGACCTTCGCCCTGATCGGCTGGCGGCTCGCCAAGGCCGGCGACCCGAAGGCCGCCGACGCCGCGTTCGCCCGCTCCCGCGACCTGGCCCGCGCCGTGCCCAGCGACCCGGAACGCGTCATCGCCTGGATCGTCCTGGCCGAGAAGCTCGAAGCCACGGGCCGCCGCGACCAGGCGAACGCCGTGCTGGCCGACGCGATCCCCCTGGCGAAGACACAGCCCGAACCCCGTCGCTCACGAATGCTAAGCATGCTCTCCCGGACGCAGTTGAAGACGGCCGGCGTCGATGCCGCGACGACGACCATCGACGCGATCCGCGACGAGCCAGGCGTGGAGAAGGGGTACGCCCTGAACTCCCTCGCTCACACTCTGCACACCCAGGGGGACGATGAGGCCGCGAGCCGCGTCGCCCGCCGAGCCCTCGCCTGCCTCGAACCGAAGCCGTCCGACCCCAAGCCCGTCCCGAACGACCAGAGGGCCGTATCTCGGATCAGCTTCATCGACTACGACCAGGAGACTCCGGCGTCGTGGCTCGCGATGCAACGCGCCAATCCCCAGGCCGCCCTCCGCAAGCTGGCCGGCGACCCAACGCCGCCTCCGGCCGGCCCTCCCTGGCAGCAGCAGATGCAACGGTCCGCGGACGTCGCCGACGCCTTCCATCGCGGCGGCCTCGACGAGGCTCTGAGGACCGTCGAGGCCCTGGACTCCCCGACCTCCAAGGCGTCCGCCCTACAGCGCCTGGCCTACGAGGTCGCCAGCGAGGAGAAGTTGAGGAAGTAA
- a CDS encoding RNA-binding S4 domain-containing protein, protein MSDAYEIRLEVGDRPINLIQVLKLANVAATGGEAKNLVADGLVRVNGEPEDRKRRQMARGDVVEIDLEGAPRIVLE, encoded by the coding sequence ATGAGCGACGCCTATGAGATCCGTCTGGAGGTCGGCGACCGGCCGATCAACCTGATCCAGGTCCTCAAGCTGGCCAACGTGGCGGCCACCGGCGGCGAGGCCAAGAACCTCGTCGCCGACGGCCTCGTCCGCGTCAACGGCGAGCCCGAGGACCGCAAGCGCCGGCAGATGGCCCGCGGCGACGTCGTCGAGATCGACCTCGAAGGCGCGCCGCGGATCGTCCTGGAGTAA